One Haloarchaeobius amylolyticus genomic window, GAGGACGGTGACAGGCACCAGGGCCTCCTCGCCCAGCTCCTCGAAGAAGTCCTCCAGTTCGCGGGTCCCGTCGGCGATGTGGCCGATGAACCCGCCGAGGAAGTCCAGCACGGAGACGCCGAGGCTGCGCTTCCACGGGCGGTCGATGATGACGAGGAAGAGCCAGACCGCGGCGCCGTAGAGGAGACAGAGCAGCGCGAGGATGACGAAGTCGCCGGGGAGGATGGCCCCGAGCGTCGTCGGGCCCTGCTCGGGCCGGGAGAGGTAGGCGTCGAGGATGGGCCCGCCGGCGTCCATGTACCGGAGCGTCCCGCTGTAGACGAACAGGAGGACCGCGGCCGCGGCGGTCTGGATGCTCGCCGGGATGGCCGCCTTCGGGATGGAGTGCTGGGAGATGGCCGCGACGATGAGCAGCCGGAACGCGAAGATGGACGCGAGACCGACGTAGAGCACGTCGAAGACGAAGTTCTGGCCGAGGTCGGTCGCCAGCGCGACCGCGCCCCCGACCGCGAGTATCGCGACGACCATGATCTCACAGAGCAGGGCGAGCAGGGACGCCCGGTTGGCGGTGAGTTGCCCGCCCAGGCGCTGGTCGACGACGCTCGTCAGCACCGACGCCGCGAACGTGGGGATACCGATGAAGAAGACGCCCTGCCAGAGGTCCTCCAGCCAGAAGGTGTTCTCGAACACGCCGATGCCCGTCACGGCTGCCACCACCATCGCGAAGGCCAGACTCTTGTACCAGCGGGGTGCCCGGAAGATGTACCGCGACATGCTGGCCAGGTCGCCCTGGGTCGCCGTCATTATGGATTACAGGTTCACGTGGTGTATTAAAAGGACTCCGACTACGTTCGACAGGGGAGCGCTACTGTTCGCCGGCGAGACCGCGCCACGCTCGGGCTCGCGGCCGCCTCGGCGCTCGCACGATGTGCCCTCTAGCGCTCGTACCTGCGTCCCCTCAGCGCTCGCACAACGCCACGAAGTTCTCGAAGACCTCCTCACCCTCGGCGGTGTGGGAGACCTCCGGGTGCCACTGGACGCCGTAGAGGTCGCGCTCGGGGTCGGACATGGCCTCGACGCCGCAGACGTCGCTCTTCGCCGTGATGGAGAAGCCCTCGGGGACCTCCTTCACCTCGTCGGCGTGGCTCGCCCAGACGCGGGTCTCGGGGTAGAGCGACCCGATGAGGGGGTCGTCTTCGTCGAGCACGTCCACGGTCACGTCGGCGTAGCCGCCGTAGTCGCCGGAGCCGACCTCGCCGTCGAGCTCGTGCGCGATTATCTGCATGCCCAGACAGATGCCGAGCACCGGAACGTCTGCCTCGAGGTACTCGCCGGACTTCCCGCGGCGGTCCATCTCCGGCCCCCCGGAGAGGACGATACCGTCCGCCTCGACCTCGCTCGGCGGCGTCTCGTTGTCTACGACCTCGCTGTCGACACCCATGTCGCGGAGCGCGCGGTGCTCCAGGTGGGTGAACTGCCCGTGGTTGTCCACGACGACGATTCGCGTCATTAGCGCCGGGTTACGTGCCCGTGCTCAAAAACGGTCCGAAACAGGTCGCGGATGTACACGAACGGGCAGGTTCCCGGGCAGGATGGCGGGTCGGCTGGTGGGTTGGTAGCCGCGATAGCTTCAACACCTCCCGGGCGCAACCCAGACCGCAATGACCGACGAGGACGTGGCCGGGACGGACGACCCGGTCGGAGACGACGAGCCGACCACCAGCGACCCCGACGACCGGACCGAGTTCGTCCGCCGGGCACCGGCCTCGACCGACCACGACGAACTGCTGTCGCTGCTGTCGCGTCACGACCTCGCGTTCGCCCGCGACCCGCAGGAGCCAGACGACCCGAGCGTCTTCGAGTTCGACCCCGACGAGCCGGCGGACGGGACGTTCCCGCAGTCGGTCGCCAGCGGCGGCCCGACCAGCGAGGGCGTCATCCTCTGGACGCGCATCGACCCCGAGGTGTTCGACAACGACCGCCCGCTGGCGGTCGAGGTGGCGGAAGACGAAGGCTTCACCGAGGTCGTCCACCGCGGCGTCCTCGAGGACAGCGCGGCCATCGAGGCCCACGACTACACGGTGAAGGTCGACCTCGACGGCGTACTCGACTCCTTCAGCGTCTACTACTACCGGTTCGTCTACGGCGACACCGCGAGCAACGTCGGGCGGTGTCGGACCCTCCCGGCAGCCGACGACTCGCCCGACGAACTCTCGCTCGCGGTCCTCACCTGCCAGAACTACCTGAACGGCTACTACCCGGCGTACCACTACATCGCCCAGGCGGACATCGACTTCATCGTCCACGTCGGCGACTTCATCTACGAGTCCGCCGACGGGCACTTCAGGAGCCCGTTCGCCCCGGAGTACCCCGGGCGCGAGAAGGACTTCCCGAGCGGCTACAGCCTCGTCGAGTCGCTCGACGACTACCGCTATCTCTACCGGGTGTACAAGTCCGACCGCTTCCTCCAGCAGGCTCTCGAACAGCACACCATCATCCCGGCGTGGGACGACCACGAGATCGCCAACGACGTCCACTGGGACTACGAGGCCGACGCCCCGGCCGCCGACCACCCCCGCGGCGACGACCCAGAGTTCATGACCCGGCTCGCGGCCGACGCGATGCACGCCTGGTGGGAGTACATGCCCGCCCGCATCGAGTACGACCACGAGGCCGAC contains:
- a CDS encoding GMP synthase subunit A, whose product is MTRIVVVDNHGQFTHLEHRALRDMGVDSEVVDNETPPSEVEADGIVLSGGPEMDRRGKSGEYLEADVPVLGICLGMQIIAHELDGEVGSGDYGGYADVTVDVLDEDDPLIGSLYPETRVWASHADEVKEVPEGFSITAKSDVCGVEAMSDPERDLYGVQWHPEVSHTAEGEEVFENFVALCER
- a CDS encoding alkaline phosphatase D family protein, producing MTDEDVAGTDDPVGDDEPTTSDPDDRTEFVRRAPASTDHDELLSLLSRHDLAFARDPQEPDDPSVFEFDPDEPADGTFPQSVASGGPTSEGVILWTRIDPEVFDNDRPLAVEVAEDEGFTEVVHRGVLEDSAAIEAHDYTVKVDLDGVLDSFSVYYYRFVYGDTASNVGRCRTLPAADDSPDELSLAVLTCQNYLNGYYPAYHYIAQADIDFIVHVGDFIYESADGHFRSPFAPEYPGREKDFPSGYSLVESLDDYRYLYRVYKSDRFLQQALEQHTIIPAWDDHEIANDVHWDYEADAPAADHPRGDDPEFMTRLAADAMHAWWEYMPARIEYDHEADRLQDRFRLWRRFDFGDLVSLVMTDERLFRTAERDLLLPTERATAPEREPPDRTMLGPSQLQWFLEQVEETQEKTTWTVWSDEVLTLPFKVGAGPATLYPVQGGWDGYRRERQYLMNALAARDVENFVTITGDMHCYIAGYQQTEYRDALDHKLVGPVDEDKRVGVEFMTPALTSLNVAEAVGLTEGPLAKPTERILRKAVTLQNPHIEFFDSHHWGYSVVTFTEDDCTYVGYSVDKSVDSPDAPRELITAQRVPAGEVRLEDVTDEYRRGKS